Proteins found in one Actinokineospora alba genomic segment:
- a CDS encoding thiamine pyrophosphate-dependent enzyme, whose amino-acid sequence MNKTAAIQAIIEATSTTQPVVFTTDSTCRIAQVVKDRPNHFYLTAATGLAGSLGIGIALETRRATVIVDSYSNLVRNPVGLITAGTLVDLPLIHIVLDDGLYGSGNTSPAPSDRADVLALARASGYADVSTTAQLDKFTTLLRGGLANCHAPVLVRAVLTHPDSPLPYPSDADPAIHASRFHAHLSILDGGAQAA is encoded by the coding sequence ATGAACAAGACCGCTGCCATCCAGGCGATCATCGAGGCGACCTCGACCACCCAGCCCGTGGTGTTCACCACCGACTCCACCTGCCGGATCGCGCAGGTCGTCAAAGACCGCCCGAACCACTTCTACCTCACCGCGGCGACCGGGCTGGCAGGCTCGCTCGGCATCGGGATCGCGCTGGAGACCCGGCGCGCCACGGTGATCGTGGACTCCTACAGCAACCTGGTGCGCAACCCGGTCGGGCTGATCACCGCGGGCACCCTGGTCGACCTGCCACTGATCCACATCGTGCTCGACGACGGGCTCTACGGCTCCGGGAACACCTCGCCCGCGCCGTCGGACCGCGCCGACGTCCTCGCGCTCGCGCGCGCGTCGGGCTACGCCGACGTCTCCACCACCGCGCAGCTCGACAAGTTCACCACGCTGCTGCGCGGGGGCCTGGCGAATTGCCACGCACCGGTGCTGGTGCGCGCGGTCCTCACCCATCCGGACTCGCCGCTGCCCTATCCGTCCGATGCCGACCCGGCGATTCACGCGAGCCGTTTCCACGCCCACCTCTCGATTCTTGACGGCGGCGCCCAGGCGGCGTGA
- a CDS encoding SagB family peptide dehydrogenase, which yields MPIEPGRRSDPRIRLWSLREDVLVEGEPQDDRLVVVTRWGETKIDDAGEMVWESLRRMSLGPVSLDNVLGPRDGSPADVARLESVLLRLSDSVVHSLGTRTGEGPMLSAVPIARSARFAFADVDTALPVRLSRFAALRTADGDLVVESPLADYRVVLHRRIASRVVVGLSAATSVDALTTALGFEPALVGDIVSFMTAAGIVLLGEWADGATATVPRFVEDTDPKLVNWSHHDLLFHSRTRLGRYGGLSGVLFPTAQTMPPPPLVKQLAGGVRYPLFHPDLSRLMAADPTMTEVIENTRLCHELSDRPVTAEQVGELLFRAARVRSVSSASAGGEVTYEISERPYLSVHGLYELEIYLLLHNCTGLPRGIFHFDPREHSLTLVNDDAGELDEVLDYAMIGSATTQRPPAMITVTARAERSSWMYGGIAYSLTLTHVGALQQTLCLAATAMGLTACVPAIDPGDVVDSALRLEWPAEIGVGEFAFGYRRQTAEHRQWHPPSR from the coding sequence GTGCCCATCGAGCCCGGCCGCCGTTCCGATCCCCGGATACGGCTGTGGTCGCTGCGAGAAGACGTTCTCGTGGAAGGCGAACCACAGGACGATCGACTGGTCGTGGTCACCCGCTGGGGTGAGACCAAGATCGATGACGCCGGCGAGATGGTGTGGGAGTCGCTGCGCAGGATGAGCCTGGGTCCGGTGTCACTGGACAACGTGCTCGGCCCGCGCGACGGCTCCCCGGCCGACGTGGCACGGCTGGAGTCGGTCCTGCTGCGTCTGTCGGACTCGGTCGTGCACTCGCTGGGCACGCGGACCGGGGAGGGGCCGATGCTGTCCGCGGTCCCGATCGCACGGTCGGCCCGGTTCGCCTTCGCCGATGTGGACACCGCCCTGCCCGTGCGGCTCTCACGGTTCGCGGCACTGCGCACGGCCGACGGCGATCTCGTCGTCGAGTCGCCGCTCGCGGACTACCGCGTGGTGCTGCACCGGCGGATCGCCTCCCGCGTCGTGGTCGGGCTCAGCGCCGCCACCTCGGTCGACGCGCTGACCACCGCGCTGGGATTCGAGCCCGCGCTGGTCGGCGACATCGTCTCGTTCATGACGGCGGCGGGCATCGTGCTGCTCGGTGAGTGGGCCGACGGCGCCACGGCCACCGTTCCGCGGTTCGTCGAGGACACCGACCCGAAGCTGGTGAACTGGTCGCACCACGATCTGCTGTTCCACTCCCGCACCCGGCTCGGCCGCTACGGCGGCCTGTCCGGGGTGCTGTTCCCGACCGCGCAGACGATGCCGCCGCCGCCGCTGGTCAAACAGCTGGCAGGCGGGGTCCGGTATCCGCTGTTCCACCCCGATCTCTCCCGGCTGATGGCCGCGGACCCGACGATGACCGAGGTCATCGAGAACACCCGGCTGTGCCATGAGCTCTCCGACCGGCCGGTGACCGCCGAGCAGGTCGGCGAACTGCTTTTCCGGGCCGCGCGGGTGCGGTCGGTCTCGTCCGCCTCGGCGGGCGGCGAGGTGACCTACGAGATCTCCGAACGCCCCTACCTGAGCGTCCACGGCCTCTACGAGTTGGAGATCTACCTGCTGCTGCACAACTGCACCGGCCTGCCGCGCGGGATCTTCCACTTCGACCCGCGGGAGCATTCGCTCACCCTGGTCAACGACGACGCGGGTGAACTCGACGAAGTCCTCGACTACGCGATGATCGGCAGTGCAACGACACAGCGGCCGCCGGCGATGATCACGGTGACGGCGCGCGCCGAGCGGTCGTCGTGGATGTACGGCGGCATCGCGTACTCGCTCACGCTCACCCATGTGGGTGCGCTCCAGCAGACACTGTGCCTCGCCGCGACCGCGATGGGCCTCACCGCGTGCGTGCCCGCGATCGACCCGGGCGACGTCGTGGACAGCGCGCTGCGGCTGGAGTGGCCTGCCGAGATAGGAGTAGGGGAGTTCGCGTTCGGATACCGTCGGCAAACGGCGGAACACAGACAGTGGCACCCGCCAAGCCGTTAG
- a CDS encoding winged helix-turn-helix transcriptional regulator — protein sequence MTDNQWKLVVDREGVTIASDRFRLTAAGAVPAPDEAVIEAMESSQLDGIISELQSMTRRTYGQFCGLSRAVEMIGERWALLIIRDLLVGPKSFTDLAEGFPRLSIDVLCARLREMEHFGVVEETMKDGDMTYELTAYGRALDEVVLALSRWGALSLEDPRPEDIITENSVIMALRSTYQAEAAAGLTASFELRLDQITIHAKVVDGVLKTGAGSLPDADLVVELGPALKMLMSGEMTPAQAIEAGHVGLTGDASLFPRFVSLFQITPVPVPVS from the coding sequence ATGACGGATAACCAATGGAAACTGGTCGTCGACCGGGAGGGCGTGACCATCGCCAGCGATCGGTTCCGGCTGACCGCCGCGGGCGCCGTGCCCGCGCCGGATGAGGCCGTGATCGAGGCGATGGAGTCGAGTCAGCTCGACGGCATCATCTCCGAGCTGCAGTCGATGACCCGCCGGACCTATGGACAGTTCTGCGGCCTGTCCCGAGCGGTGGAGATGATCGGCGAGCGCTGGGCGCTGCTGATCATCCGGGATCTGCTGGTCGGCCCGAAGTCGTTCACCGACCTGGCTGAGGGTTTCCCGCGGCTGTCCATCGACGTGCTCTGCGCCCGGCTCCGCGAGATGGAGCACTTCGGGGTGGTCGAGGAGACGATGAAGGACGGCGACATGACCTACGAGCTGACCGCCTACGGTCGCGCGCTCGACGAGGTCGTCCTCGCGCTGAGCCGGTGGGGCGCGCTGTCGCTGGAGGACCCGCGGCCGGAGGACATCATCACCGAGAACTCGGTGATCATGGCGCTGCGTTCGACCTACCAGGCCGAGGCCGCCGCCGGGCTCACCGCGAGCTTCGAGCTGCGCCTGGACCAGATCACCATCCACGCGAAGGTCGTCGACGGCGTCCTCAAGACCGGCGCGGGTTCCCTTCCCGACGCCGACCTGGTCGTCGAGCTGGGCCCGGCGCTGAAGATGCTGATGAGCGGCGAGATGACGCCCGCCCAGGCCATCGAGGCGGGCCACGTCGGCCTGACCGGCGACGCGTCCTTGTTCCCCCGCTTCGTCAGCCTCTTCCAGATCACCCCGGTCCCCGTCCCCGTCTCCTGA
- a CDS encoding sensor histidine kinase, whose product MPLIAPRFARGITVVVICSLGMFAFLPIASSGVGASTVVRAVVYLLVIFALQLFYFNRAGDSARSPVGYAALAVQAYVSFVPLSEFGDPWLPMPLLLAATTLLVLPRVIAWVAVTAIIAIVVSKQWLLTGSWLDVAYLSVGFVGVTLYLYGLTRLGGLIADLHQARAELGKVAVARERTRFARDLHDLLGLSLAAIGPKGAIARRELRTDPERSRRELGEILAVARHALADVRLIASGYREMSLHEESRTVESLLAASNVDVRMELNHGELPVHLRSLIVSVLRAGVANVLDHTGVARCEIVLRQVGRTVTLDIIDDGMTGMCPLTPDADSGLENVVERVTALGGELVVGPDPDGRFGLHLTIPVSREHGDAKAEPDHQVEQIPRFASLFATGLMNVVFAGMALAALLHLLYLTRDAVVLTVSGLCMAGLAALQLLYVSKPGTRFTSPTRYLVIAAQAAMVYVPALLFPHAWISVPGMLAGTCLLVLRPVAAWIGFVAVVVSVPFAQADFHVDALSIAYNVGATMTTGLVTYGLTLMARSVWELRAARRTLAEAAVAEERMRFARDLHDLLGLSLSAITLKTELTQRLMKADPDRAATELMEIVEISRLALTDVRLVASGYRDLSLNEESRSAESVLAAADVDVRMDLHYGELPVEVRTVLATVLREGVTNVLRHSRGARCEITVRQHDNMVELEIVNDGVGVGDSGPGSGSGIRNLSDRVATVGGRLTAGLDSDGSFRLRALVPA is encoded by the coding sequence ATGCCGCTGATCGCCCCCCGGTTCGCCCGCGGGATCACCGTGGTGGTGATCTGCTCGCTCGGGATGTTCGCTTTCCTGCCGATCGCCAGCTCCGGGGTCGGCGCGAGCACCGTGGTCCGCGCTGTGGTCTACCTGCTGGTGATTTTCGCGCTGCAGCTGTTCTACTTCAACCGGGCGGGGGACTCGGCGCGGTCCCCGGTGGGCTACGCGGCCCTCGCCGTGCAGGCCTACGTCTCGTTCGTCCCGCTGTCCGAATTCGGTGACCCGTGGCTGCCGATGCCGCTGCTGCTGGCCGCTACCACGTTGCTGGTGTTGCCGCGCGTGATCGCCTGGGTGGCCGTAACCGCGATCATCGCGATCGTCGTGTCCAAGCAGTGGCTGCTCACCGGATCGTGGCTCGACGTCGCGTATCTGTCGGTCGGCTTCGTCGGCGTGACCCTGTATCTCTACGGCCTGACCAGGCTCGGCGGGCTGATCGCCGACCTGCACCAGGCCCGTGCCGAACTCGGCAAGGTGGCCGTGGCCAGGGAGCGGACCCGGTTCGCCCGCGACCTGCACGACCTGCTCGGCCTGAGCCTCGCCGCGATCGGCCCGAAGGGCGCGATCGCCCGACGCGAGCTGCGCACCGACCCGGAACGCTCGCGCCGGGAACTCGGGGAGATCCTGGCCGTCGCCCGGCACGCGCTCGCCGACGTCCGGCTCATCGCCAGCGGCTACCGGGAGATGTCGCTGCACGAGGAGTCCCGCACGGTCGAGTCGCTGCTCGCGGCCTCGAACGTCGACGTCCGGATGGAGCTGAACCACGGCGAGCTGCCGGTGCACCTCCGCTCGCTGATCGTCTCAGTGCTGCGCGCGGGTGTGGCGAACGTGCTGGACCACACCGGGGTGGCCCGGTGCGAGATCGTGCTGCGCCAGGTGGGCCGGACGGTGACCCTGGACATCATCGACGACGGCATGACCGGGATGTGCCCGCTCACCCCGGACGCCGACTCGGGCCTCGAGAACGTGGTCGAGCGGGTGACCGCGCTGGGTGGTGAACTCGTCGTCGGACCGGACCCGGACGGCCGCTTCGGCCTGCACCTGACCATTCCGGTCTCCCGCGAGCACGGCGACGCCAAGGCCGAACCCGACCACCAGGTCGAGCAGATCCCGCGCTTCGCCTCGCTGTTCGCCACCGGGCTGATGAACGTCGTGTTCGCCGGGATGGCCCTCGCGGCGCTGCTGCACTTGTTGTACCTGACCAGGGACGCCGTGGTGCTCACCGTCAGCGGGCTCTGCATGGCGGGGCTGGCGGCGCTGCAGTTGCTCTACGTCAGCAAACCGGGAACCCGGTTCACCTCTCCGACGAGATACCTGGTGATCGCCGCCCAGGCCGCGATGGTGTACGTGCCCGCCCTGCTCTTTCCCCACGCCTGGATCAGCGTTCCCGGCATGCTCGCTGGGACCTGCCTGTTGGTGCTGCGTCCAGTCGCGGCCTGGATCGGGTTCGTCGCCGTGGTGGTCAGCGTTCCGTTCGCGCAGGCGGACTTCCACGTCGACGCGCTCAGCATCGCCTACAACGTCGGTGCCACCATGACCACCGGCCTGGTGACCTACGGCCTGACCTTGATGGCTCGGTCGGTGTGGGAGCTGCGCGCGGCGCGGCGCACGCTCGCGGAGGCCGCCGTCGCCGAGGAGCGGATGCGGTTCGCCCGCGACCTGCACGACCTGCTCGGCCTGAGCCTGTCCGCGATCACCCTCAAGACCGAGCTGACGCAGCGGCTGATGAAGGCCGACCCCGACCGGGCGGCCACCGAGCTGATGGAGATCGTGGAGATCTCCCGGCTCGCCCTCACCGACGTCCGGCTCGTCGCCAGCGGCTACCGGGACCTCTCCCTCAACGAGGAGTCACGGTCGGCGGAGTCGGTCCTGGCCGCGGCCGACGTCGACGTGCGGATGGACCTGCACTACGGGGAGCTGCCGGTCGAGGTGCGCACGGTCCTGGCGACGGTGCTGCGTGAGGGAGTCACCAACGTGTTGCGGCACAGCCGGGGCGCGCGGTGCGAGATCACCGTGCGCCAGCACGACAACATGGTGGAACTCGAGATCGTCAACGACGGTGTCGGGGTCGGCGACTCCGGTCCCGGCAGCGGCAGCGGCATCCGCAACCTCTCCGACCGGGTCGCGACGGTGGGCGGCAGGCTCACCGCCGGCCTGGACTCAGACGGATCGTTCCGGCTCCGTGCGCTGGTTCCGGCTTAG
- a CDS encoding TOMM precursor leader peptide-binding protein, whose amino-acid sequence MTTDGAKGPLVAFKRHLRAEIAAGEGVYLFSEDGVTVLKGSAIESVVSLMDGTRDLPGVLGELPDDVSPEQAGGVLTSLARAGLVTFRPVREGANPSTLAYWDAAGLDAPTAFGATTTATVGLRVVGGIDADVATTALRAAGLTVADDADRATVGVVLCDDYLNPALADIDAAHRETGVPWLLAKPGGTKTWLGPVFEPAKAGCWHCLARRLWGHRNAERCLQGLMGREGPASSPAAATPASSAMALHLVAAEALKWVSGLRYSGQRSVWTLDTLDLRGAHHDIPVYPQCRSCGDPALVRARSHRPVRLSSRTKVADGGGGHRSMTPEQVRDRYCHLVSPVTGIIKEIKRDLRGPAFFNSYRSGANAAARARDVGTLRAVVRMENGGKGVTPVHAEVSALCEAIERYSGTYHGDEERVSGSLRSLGEQAIHPNECLLYDERQFHGRAEWNATHAPFQHVSAPFDADAVLDWTPVWSMTDERHRLLPTGLLYYGAPGQGFMTADSNGSAAGSSLEDAVLQGLLEVVERDAVALWWYNRTRQPAIDLAAFDDKWTAETRQVHAGLGRAVWALDLTSDIGVPVIVALSRRVDGATEDIMMGFGAHLDPHVALRRALSELNQMMPAVVDARAGEYDSDDPDAVHWWRTATVANQPYLTRDPAVRPRVPEDFGYTPSSDLLTDVTTVRERVEDSGHGVLVLDQTRPDIGLPVVKVIVPGLRHFWSRFAPGRLFDVPVRLGRLAAHTRYEDLNPLPMFL is encoded by the coding sequence ATGACGACCGACGGCGCGAAGGGGCCGCTGGTCGCGTTCAAGCGGCACCTTCGTGCCGAGATCGCGGCCGGTGAAGGCGTCTACCTGTTCTCCGAGGACGGTGTCACCGTCCTCAAAGGATCGGCGATCGAGTCGGTCGTGTCCCTCATGGACGGAACCAGGGACCTTCCCGGCGTGCTCGGGGAATTGCCCGACGACGTCAGCCCTGAGCAGGCAGGCGGGGTGCTCACCTCGCTGGCCCGGGCCGGTCTGGTCACGTTCCGGCCCGTGCGTGAAGGGGCGAACCCGAGCACGCTCGCCTACTGGGACGCGGCGGGCCTCGACGCCCCCACCGCCTTCGGCGCCACCACGACCGCCACCGTGGGTCTGCGGGTCGTCGGCGGTATCGACGCCGACGTCGCCACGACCGCCTTACGCGCGGCGGGACTCACCGTCGCCGACGACGCCGACCGGGCCACGGTCGGCGTCGTGCTGTGTGACGACTACCTGAACCCGGCCCTGGCCGACATCGACGCCGCGCACCGGGAGACCGGCGTGCCGTGGCTGCTCGCCAAGCCGGGTGGTACGAAGACCTGGCTCGGCCCGGTGTTCGAGCCCGCCAAGGCGGGTTGCTGGCACTGCCTGGCCCGCAGGCTCTGGGGCCACCGCAATGCGGAGCGCTGCCTGCAGGGCTTGATGGGCAGGGAGGGGCCCGCGTCGAGTCCGGCCGCGGCGACGCCCGCGTCCAGCGCGATGGCCCTGCACCTGGTCGCCGCGGAAGCCCTGAAGTGGGTCTCGGGCCTGCGGTACAGCGGCCAGCGCTCGGTGTGGACCCTCGACACGCTCGACCTGCGGGGCGCCCACCACGACATCCCGGTCTACCCCCAGTGCCGCTCGTGCGGCGACCCGGCCCTGGTTCGGGCGCGTTCCCACCGGCCGGTCCGGCTGTCGTCGCGGACCAAGGTCGCCGACGGCGGTGGCGGACACCGTTCCATGACCCCCGAACAGGTCCGCGACCGCTACTGCCACCTCGTCAGCCCGGTCACCGGCATCATCAAGGAGATCAAGCGCGACCTGCGTGGCCCCGCGTTCTTCAATTCGTACCGCTCCGGTGCCAACGCGGCCGCGCGCGCCCGCGACGTGGGCACATTGCGCGCGGTGGTGCGCATGGAGAACGGGGGCAAGGGCGTCACCCCGGTGCACGCCGAGGTCAGTGCCCTGTGCGAGGCCATCGAACGCTACTCTGGGACCTACCACGGTGACGAGGAGCGGGTCAGCGGCAGCCTGCGATCCCTTGGGGAGCAAGCAATACACCCGAACGAGTGCCTGCTCTACGACGAGCGCCAATTCCACGGCCGCGCGGAGTGGAATGCCACGCACGCGCCGTTCCAGCACGTGTCCGCCCCCTTCGACGCCGACGCGGTGCTCGACTGGACGCCGGTGTGGTCGATGACCGACGAGCGCCACCGGCTGCTGCCGACCGGGCTGCTCTACTACGGCGCGCCCGGGCAGGGGTTCATGACGGCGGACTCGAACGGCAGCGCCGCGGGCAGCAGCCTGGAAGACGCCGTCCTGCAAGGACTTCTCGAAGTCGTCGAACGCGACGCGGTGGCCCTGTGGTGGTACAACCGCACCCGCCAGCCCGCGATCGACCTCGCCGCCTTCGACGACAAGTGGACCGCCGAGACTCGTCAAGTCCACGCCGGTCTCGGCCGCGCCGTGTGGGCGCTGGACCTGACCTCCGACATCGGTGTCCCGGTGATCGTCGCCCTGTCCCGGCGCGTCGACGGCGCCACCGAGGACATCATGATGGGCTTCGGTGCCCACCTTGACCCGCATGTCGCCCTGCGCCGCGCGCTCAGCGAGCTGAACCAGATGATGCCCGCGGTCGTCGACGCGCGGGCGGGGGAGTACGACTCCGACGACCCCGACGCCGTGCACTGGTGGCGGACCGCGACCGTGGCCAACCAGCCCTATCTCACGCGCGACCCGGCGGTGCGGCCGCGCGTGCCCGAGGACTTCGGCTACACCCCGTCGTCGGACTTGCTGACCGACGTCACGACGGTCCGCGAGCGGGTCGAGGACAGCGGGCACGGTGTCCTCGTACTCGACCAGACCCGGCCCGACATCGGCCTCCCGGTGGTGAAGGTGATCGTCCCCGGACTGCGGCACTTCTGGTCCCGGTTCGCCCCGGGGCGGTTATTCGACGTGCCGGTGCGGCTGGGCAGGCTGGCCGCGCACACCCGCTACGAGGACCTCAACCCTTTGCCCATGTTCCTTTGA
- a CDS encoding helix-turn-helix transcriptional regulator, whose protein sequence is MDEMVVRAVERAIDTMRRGLADRLTIDDMARSAMFSKFHFSRVFQQVTGVSPGRFLSAMRLEEAKRLLLTTSLTVADISHQVGYNSVGTFSSRFRSTVGLSPISYRQFGGSTTELPEDIPVPGPARTSTIRGHVTPPRGGQAGLVFIGLFPSRMLQGSPVRCAVLDRPGPYALNDVPEGTWHVLAHAVPPGAEESLDPAPYVGAHGPVTIRPDIIARIADVSLHEMRTFDPPVLSALLDVRSAALTRRRTTLTRQAS, encoded by the coding sequence ATGGACGAGATGGTCGTGCGAGCGGTCGAGCGGGCTATCGACACGATGCGGCGTGGCCTCGCCGATCGACTCACCATCGACGACATGGCCAGGTCGGCCATGTTCAGCAAGTTCCACTTCTCCAGAGTCTTCCAACAAGTCACCGGGGTCTCCCCCGGCCGCTTCCTGTCCGCCATGCGGCTCGAGGAGGCCAAGCGGCTGCTGCTGACGACGTCGCTGACCGTCGCCGACATCAGCCACCAGGTCGGGTACAACAGCGTCGGCACGTTCAGCTCGCGCTTCCGCAGCACGGTCGGCCTGTCGCCGATCTCGTACCGGCAGTTCGGTGGCTCGACCACCGAATTACCGGAGGACATCCCAGTTCCCGGGCCCGCGCGGACGTCGACGATCCGCGGCCACGTCACCCCGCCGCGGGGCGGGCAGGCCGGACTCGTGTTCATCGGGCTGTTCCCGAGCCGGATGCTTCAGGGCTCCCCGGTCCGCTGCGCGGTGCTGGACCGGCCTGGTCCGTACGCGCTCAACGACGTCCCCGAGGGAACGTGGCATGTGCTCGCCCACGCGGTGCCGCCCGGCGCCGAGGAGTCGCTCGACCCGGCGCCGTACGTCGGCGCGCACGGCCCGGTCACCATCCGGCCCGACATCATCGCCCGGATCGCCGACGTCTCCCTGCACGAGATGCGCACGTTCGACCCCCCGGTCCTCAGCGCCCTCCTCGACGTCCGTTCCGCCGCCCTCACCCGCCGCCGCACCACCCTCACCCGCCAGGCCAGCTAG